One window of Acidobacteriota bacterium genomic DNA carries:
- a CDS encoding cbb3-type cytochrome c oxidase subunit I, with the protein MQKEETIDAREIPVSAAAKNTESIHEDLTAKLFLLSSVTYFVIVGVVALVIAAKFVMPTFLGTIPQLTYGRMRPLHVNGMLFGWLLACDMALMYYVVPRLCGVKLWSEKLGLATGALWNLIILSAVVSFVMGWNQGWEYAELPMPLDVGVVVAWIMFGANIFLTIANRKYKAMYVTLWYAMGTIVWTAFVYLTGNFATLFTTGVNQANLNWMYVHNAVGLIFTPVGLAIAYYFIPKASNTPLYSHKLSMIGFWSLAFVYVWTGAHHMIHGPISQWLQTITVVFSVMLLIPVWAAVYNFFATMKGQWHQLRDNVALKFLMSGVVFYLLTCFQGPMHSLHVVNAIVSKTDWIPGHAHMAVLGAFSFFAIAGTYYMVPRVFKTELYSNALANWSFWLLLIGGLGFFVTLWLGGFWQGWQWNNPAIPFIDTVVALKPVWSVRLASGFLMFGGIVAFAYNILATVLGAKGSGIETQTATASA; encoded by the coding sequence ATGCAAAAAGAAGAAACAATTGACGCCCGCGAGATTCCGGTCTCAGCGGCGGCAAAGAACACGGAATCGATTCACGAAGATCTGACCGCGAAGCTGTTTTTGCTCAGTTCGGTCACTTATTTCGTGATCGTCGGAGTCGTTGCGCTCGTGATCGCGGCGAAATTCGTGATGCCGACGTTCCTCGGGACGATCCCGCAACTTACATACGGACGTATGCGGCCGCTGCACGTTAACGGAATGTTGTTCGGCTGGCTGCTGGCGTGCGATATGGCGCTGATGTACTACGTCGTTCCGCGGCTTTGCGGCGTCAAGCTCTGGAGCGAAAAACTCGGGCTCGCGACCGGAGCGCTCTGGAACCTGATCATACTGAGCGCCGTTGTCTCCTTCGTAATGGGCTGGAATCAGGGTTGGGAATACGCCGAACTTCCGATGCCGCTCGACGTTGGCGTCGTCGTCGCATGGATCATGTTCGGCGCGAACATCTTTTTGACGATCGCGAACCGCAAATACAAGGCGATGTACGTCACGCTCTGGTATGCGATGGGAACGATCGTCTGGACGGCTTTCGTCTATCTCACCGGCAATTTCGCGACGCTCTTCACGACCGGAGTCAATCAGGCGAACCTGAACTGGATGTACGTTCACAACGCCGTCGGCCTTATCTTCACACCGGTCGGACTCGCGATCGCCTACTACTTCATCCCGAAAGCTTCGAACACGCCGCTTTACAGCCATAAGCTCTCGATGATCGGTTTTTGGTCGCTGGCCTTCGTCTATGTCTGGACCGGCGCGCACCATATGATCCACGGACCGATATCGCAATGGCTGCAAACGATCACCGTCGTTTTCTCGGTAATGCTCCTGATCCCGGTCTGGGCGGCGGTCTACAATTTCTTCGCAACGATGAAGGGCCAATGGCACCAGCTCCGCGACAACGTCGCGCTCAAATTCCTGATGTCGGGTGTCGTCTTTTACTTGCTGACGTGTTTTCAGGGACCGATGCACAGTCTTCACGTCGTCAACGCGATCGTTTCCAAGACCGACTGGATCCCGGGTCACGCGCATATGGCGGTGCTCGGAGCCTTTTCGTTCTTCGCCATCGCCGGAACTTATTATATGGTTCCGCGAGTTTTCAAGACGGAACTCTACTCAAATGCGCTTGCGAACTGGAGTTTCTGGCTGCTGCTGATCGGCGGACTCGGGTTCTTCGTGACGCTGTGGCTCGGCGGATTCTGGCAGGGCTGGCAGTGGAACAATCCGGCAATTCCATTCATCGACACAGTTGTCGCTTTGAAACCGGTCTGGTCGGTCCGGCTCGCTTCGGGCTTCCTGATGTTCGGCGGTATCGTCGCCTTCGCCTACAACATCTTGGCGACCGTGCTCGGCGCGAAAGGATCGGGTATTGAAACACAAACCGCGACGGCTTCGGCTTAA
- a CDS encoding c-type cytochrome — protein MRLSLAIASLAILVVHGFVFYQQFFHKWENYQTSYFDQARTLAKTDAEREALAARKPKIEQIIVTQFGNTRVDRCTTCHIGSDDPRFKDAPHPYKAHPYSEALGDKEVGGKWERRHKFSDIGCTVCHDGQGRGLQEFYAHGEDEFWTEPMLGYVAQENWKPEYKEKLKGKEFMEANCAQCHTEKNFKSTPTVNKGRELFLTKNCYGCHRIEGISNGTLGPDLTDVGKKWNLNYLHESVVDPRANSATSFMPRFNVTDDEVKALVVFLKSRRGFNYAETTLDRYRATLNKSQPAQQSSPAPNGTATTTQIAADSLKFGEQLVNEKACAACHKIGDKDGAIAPDLSFEGLLKDDKWIVAHFKDPRALVPDSIMPTFGFTDPEFQAMSAYLVSLNKPPPIGNAQETYQNLCMRCHGDKGDGHGMIATYLDPYPRDFTNVGFMNSKPEDRLVSSIKNGVGGTSMPAWGKVLNDEQIKGVLAYINENFTKEKRSEIKARNVPDQNPVPMSAESVARGEGIYVQRCTGCHGRKADGKGANSLDILPRPRNLLNFTFVNQSTDRRLFESIMYGVQGTAMPPWIDYGLTNNDVGDLVNYIRSLNQGKKDAGAMSLLVKGH, from the coding sequence GCGATTATCACTGGCAATTGCAAGTTTGGCGATCCTCGTGGTTCACGGATTCGTCTTCTACCAACAGTTCTTCCATAAATGGGAAAACTACCAGACCTCCTATTTCGATCAGGCTCGGACGCTGGCAAAAACGGATGCCGAACGCGAGGCGCTCGCGGCGAGAAAGCCGAAGATCGAACAGATCATCGTGACGCAGTTCGGCAACACGCGCGTCGACCGCTGCACAACGTGTCACATCGGCTCGGACGACCCGCGTTTCAAAGACGCGCCGCATCCCTACAAGGCGCACCCGTATTCGGAAGCGCTCGGCGACAAGGAAGTCGGCGGCAAATGGGAGCGACGCCACAAGTTTTCGGACATTGGATGCACGGTCTGTCACGACGGCCAGGGACGCGGTCTGCAGGAGTTCTATGCCCACGGCGAGGATGAGTTCTGGACCGAACCGATGCTCGGCTATGTCGCGCAGGAAAACTGGAAGCCCGAATACAAGGAAAAGCTGAAGGGCAAGGAGTTTATGGAGGCCAACTGCGCGCAGTGCCATACCGAAAAGAACTTCAAATCGACGCCGACGGTCAACAAGGGTCGCGAACTGTTCCTTACCAAGAACTGTTATGGTTGTCACCGCATCGAGGGAATCTCGAACGGAACGCTCGGTCCGGACCTTACGGACGTCGGCAAGAAATGGAATCTCAACTACCTTCACGAATCGGTCGTCGATCCGCGGGCCAACAGCGCGACTTCGTTTATGCCGCGCTTCAACGTGACCGACGACGAGGTCAAAGCGCTCGTCGTCTTCCTTAAGAGCCGCCGCGGATTCAACTACGCGGAAACGACGCTCGACCGCTATCGCGCGACGCTGAACAAGTCGCAGCCGGCGCAGCAGTCGTCGCCCGCTCCGAACGGGACCGCGACGACAACGCAGATCGCCGCCGATTCGCTGAAGTTTGGCGAACAGTTGGTCAACGAAAAGGCGTGCGCGGCGTGCCACAAGATCGGCGACAAGGACGGCGCGATTGCTCCTGACCTCTCTTTCGAGGGATTGCTGAAGGACGACAAATGGATCGTCGCCCACTTCAAGGATCCCCGCGCGTTGGTTCCCGATTCGATAATGCCGACGTTCGGTTTCACCGATCCTGAATTTCAGGCGATGAGCGCATATCTCGTTTCTCTAAACAAACCGCCGCCGATCGGAAACGCACAGGAGACATATCAAAACCTTTGTATGCGCTGCCACGGCGACAAGGGCGACGGCCACGGAATGATCGCGACCTACCTCGATCCGTACCCGCGCGACTTCACGAACGTCGGATTTATGAACAGCAAACCGGAGGACCGGTTAGTCAGTTCGATCAAAAACGGCGTCGGCGGCACCTCGATGCCGGCCTGGGGAAAGGTTTTGAACGACGAGCAGATCAAAGGCGTTCTCGCCTATATCAACGAGAATTTTACCAAGGAGAAACGCTCCGAGATCAAGGCCCGGAACGTTCCCGATCAAAATCCGGTGCCGATGTCGGCCGAATCCGTCGCCCGCGGGGAAGGCATTTATGTGCAGCGCTGTACCGGATGTCACGGCCGCAAAGCCGACGGTAAGGGCGCGAACTCGCTGGACATCCTGCCGCGTCCGCGCAATTTGCTGAATTTTACGTTCGTCAATCAATCGACCGACCGCCGTTTGTTCGAATCGATAATGTACGGCGTTCAGGGGACGGCGATGCCGCCGTGGATCGACTACGGGCTGACCAACAACGATGTCGGCGATCTCGTGAATTACATCAGAAGCTTGAATCAAGGCAAGAAGGACGCAGGGGCAATGAGCCTGCTGGTTAAAGGACATTGA
- a CDS encoding cbb3-type cytochrome c oxidase subunit II produces MLQKADYDAAFFVAAALVLFFIGGLLTTVVPPLIDASWSKPFENTDPANGPTGKLRKLTEQELAGRAIYVREGCWYCHTQQTRTLLADTKRSGWRGVDAPISTPDEFVYDNPHLFGTKRTGPDLSRVGGKYNDQWHRAHFRNPADLVPGSIMPPFPWIANDEKEFKSLVAYMQTLGRAKDWRPDNDYEK; encoded by the coding sequence ATGTTACAGAAAGCTGATTATGACGCTGCATTCTTCGTCGCCGCCGCGCTCGTCCTTTTCTTCATCGGCGGACTCTTGACGACGGTCGTCCCGCCGCTGATTGACGCGAGCTGGTCGAAACCGTTCGAAAACACCGATCCGGCCAACGGCCCGACGGGAAAACTTCGCAAGCTTACGGAGCAGGAACTCGCGGGACGCGCGATCTATGTCCGGGAAGGCTGCTGGTACTGCCATACGCAACAGACCAGAACGCTTCTGGCCGACACGAAACGGTCGGGCTGGCGCGGGGTTGACGCGCCGATCTCGACACCGGACGAATTCGTTTACGACAATCCGCATCTGTTCGGCACGAAACGGACCGGTCCGGACCTATCGCGCGTCGGCGGAAAGTACAACGATCAATGGCATCGCGCGCATTTTCGTAATCCGGCCGATCTCGTTCCGGGTTCGATAATGCCGCCGTTCCCCTGGATCGCGAACGACGAAAAGGAATTCAAGTCGCTCGTCGCATATATGCAGACGCTCGGCCGTGCCAAGGACTGGCGGCCGGACAATGATTATGAGAAGTAA